The following is a genomic window from Mus pahari chromosome 1, PAHARI_EIJ_v1.1, whole genome shotgun sequence.
CCCCCTCctgtccaccccacccctccccagctgtcttccttccttcttgctgcCCTTTTTCCTGCTGCTCTTCTGGCAAGCCTCTAGTGAGTCCTGGTTTTGTGGGAGAGACAAGGCACAGAATGATTGAAAATCACAGCTTTGGATTCACTGTCAGAtgcaggttcaaatcccagccccaCAATTTTCTAACTGCAAACTTAGGTGTCACCTCTTTGAGCCTTCCTGTTTAGGATAGGGGAAAACATGAGTCTCCCGGATGGGCTAAGGTGGCTGTGTTAGAGCACTTGTCCAGAGTGGATATCTGAGAAGTGGCATATGTTACCCCCCACCTGCCACAAAGACCACTCTCTTCCTGCCTGCCCCTCTTAGTTCCTCTGGAGTGGAAGCatgacccccccccaactcttcctaGCTTTAGAGCCAATGCTTCATCCCTTGAGGGCCCAGTGGGGCGTGAATCCCTAAGAACACCCAGGCATGGAGTAGGGGGTCAGGGCACTGACAGGCCAGGGAGGGGTTCTGTCCTGTCACCTCGCCAACGCCCCGACTGTCCGCAGGCTCTACGTGCCTCCCTGGAAACGAAGTGTAAATGCCATGGGGTCTCTGGCTCCTGCTCCATCCGCACCTGTTGGAAGGGGCTGCAAGAGCTCCGGGATGTGGCTGCTGACCTCAAGACCCGCTACCTGTCAGCCACGAAGGTGGTACACCGGCCTATGGGCACTCGCAAGCACTTGGTGCCCAAGGACCTGGATATCCGGCCTGTGAAGGACTCAGAACTAGTGTATCTACAGAGCTCCCCTGACTTCTGCATGAAGAATGAGAAGGTGGGATCCCATGGGACCCAAGACAGGTGAGTGCCACACATATGTGGGGTGCCACTCAGGGCtgggccaggcacagtggtgacTCAGCGGGCATTCAGAGGGTGGAGTCCTTGCCTAATGGAGGGCAGAGGTTCCAGGGAGACTAATGGGACTCTGGAGATAGAGGCTGGTGGCTCTACCTTCTCCCTAGATAGGAAGTAACAGTAGCAGTACAGGAAGACAGGGAACATGGAGGGCTGCCTAACACGCAGGGGGAGCTCAGTAAATGTcccacaaacaggtgaaggataaATGCCCGCCCTCACTGGACAAATGAGGAGCTGAGAGGCACAAGAAGTAGGACAGCATCAAATCTAAGGATGCACAGGAAGTACCTGAAACAGAGCAAATGAGCTTCTGTGGAAAGGATACTCTTTTGTCCCCTGATAAGTGCCAGCCCTTCCTCAGGCTCTAGATCCTCCCATGTCCACTTCGAGTCTACCTGGTTTGGGCCTGGGGTCCCCACAGCTGCCCCAGTCTTGGCTATGGATAGGGAGACAGGGAATATGAGAAAGGAGCTCATGCCAATGGTTCTGCGcagacctactatgtgccaggtagTGCTACATCCCCAAAGATGGTTCATGGAAACCCAGCAAAGAAAGGTCTATGATCAAATGCACCTGGGAAGCTCTCTGGTCATCCCCAAAGCCCAAGGGAGCCTCGGCTAAGGATTTGATTAAACAGAGTTTCCCAGAGGTACACAGCCAGGGAAATCTTTTATTAAGGAGCCCCTAATAGCATTCCACAAAGCTGGTGTGCACAAGGTTAGGGAAATACGGAGCAGAGAGCGGGTGTCTGGGAACGTGTCTGGCACATAGTTGGTGCCCAGCCAGCATCTGCTTCCTCCGCAGCCCACGGTCCTGCCTGTAAGAGGGGAGGGATGGTTTGGGGCTCCGTCCCCATAGGCCAGGGCTCTGTGAGGAAGAGGCCCAGGCTCCCATCTGGAGGCCAGATTGAGGGGGTCGGCAGAGTGGAGATGGAATGGGTCAggcaaaggagacaggaaggaacgGGAGTCTGGTCTGAAGCGGCAGGGTGAGCGAGAGCGCCTAGAAGGGAAGAGGGTTCTGTTGCACAGAGGGGCTGGGCACAGGGCCCCGGAGGGCTAGGGAATGAACCGTGTGTCACTGGAAAACTCTGTCCATAGGCTGTGGGCCGGTTTCCTGCCCGGTTCCTCAGCCCCCAACTGTATGCCACAGACACAGCCCTTCTTCCTTCAGCTCTGGCTCTGCTAGAGGACAGTCCACCTAAATAGTCTACTAGGCAGGGACATGGCAGCGGGAGACACTGACTTTCACAGAGACCTTCCCCGGCTCCTTACCCTCTGCCATAGCTTAGGGGAGGGGTGAGCAGTAGTCTTGGAGACAGTGTTGAAGAAGAGAACTTTTGCTTGTCGCTGATTCCAGTGAGGGCATCTGCTGTCCTGCACTGTCTGCTGCACAAATAGAAGGGCACAGGAATGCCTCTTGGGAGATGAGCCGCCGCCGGCTCCCTTGGACACCTGCAGGCCAGCACTCACAGACAAAGCGCCCTGGCCCATCTTGCCTCCTGTGCTGTTTTTAGTGTTCCAGAATGTATCCTGGGAGTTTTAATTGTAAAGATGATGCTCGTTTCCACGGCAGCATAGTGAAAGATTAACTGTGAAGGCTGGGTACTCTATGGTAAAATGCCAGCCTTATAAGCATGAGGATCTGCGTTCAGATCCTCACCACCCACATGATGGCAGCAACCTGCAACTCGAACAGTGAGGTGGGGCAGGGATAGGAGGGGTCCCCAAAACTCACTGTCTATTCATCCTAAGAGGATCCCTGAGCTCTGGGTTTAGACTCTcaatggatgggtggatgcatggatagatgcatgcatgcatatgtacatacatatgtacatacatacataggtaggtagataggtaaggagatagatagatagatagatagatagatacatacatacatacatacatacatacatatacatacataggtagatagataggtagatagatggatagatacatggatggattgatagatggatagatggatggatggatagatagatagatagatagatagatagatagatagatagatagatacaaagatacagagacagacaaataaggtagaagagacaaagacagagccCCAGTAGAACACGCAGTGCAGGGCAGCAGTTGCTCTCACTGGAATCCGTGCCGAGCAAAAACTCTTTCTCAACATTGATACCAAGGCCGCTCACCCCCTCTCCCCTAAATATGACATTCCATGTGGACCTCGACCTCCAGAGAAATGTATGCACACATCTGTGTACATGGACAGgtaatacacacatactacacacaatAGACATTGGCTCTTCTGGAATttgaaagtaggaaaaaaaaaaaaaaaaggaaaccagacAACTTAAGAGATAAAAGAGGCTCAGctcaagcattctaccactgctTATTGGAAACACAGGGACGTTAGGGAACAGgaaagcctcagtttccccaaagaTTGATTCCCCCTTCTTAGAGCCAGCCACCAGGCGAGGCTGCAGGCTACTTGGGAGGGAGGCGCAGGTGCTGGAGGTGATAGGCGCCCACTGACCTCTTGTTCCCACCCCCCAGGCAGTGCAACAAGACCTCCAACGGCAGTGACAGCTGCGACCTCATGTGCTGTGGGCGCGGCTACAACCCCTACACGGACAGAGTGGTGGAGCGATGTCACTGCAAGTACCACTGGTGTTGCTATGTCACCTGCCGCAGGTGTGAGCGCACGGTGGAGCGCTATGTCTGCAAGTGAGACCGTATGCCCCGCCCCTGAGGAGGGGTGTGTATGCCCCGCCCCTGAGGAAGGGTGCGGCTCCTCTGAGGACCCACTCAAGGGCCTGGAGACTTCGGTGGACTTCCCTGCAGATGCCAGATGCCAGCCATGGGAGGCGGCTTGTGCTCTGCCTCCACTTGGAAGACACCACAACAGGAGGCCTGGTCGCCCTGGGAGAGCCGGGGCATCAAAGGAAACTGATAGGATTAAAAATAACCTGGCAGCCTGGGGCCTAAGTGCCCACATGTTGCCTTCCAGGCTGCTccaagaagtcagggcagggatgGGTAAGACTGTGTGCATATGACCTTTCAAGGCCAGAAAGACggctttctggaatgttctttggGACCCTGTGCCCACCACATGGAACCACTAACTTGggttgtaaatttttattttccttcccctctcccgtGGGATGTGGGAGttacagaaatatttataaaatatagctTTTTCTTTGGGGTGGCTCACTTCAATccctctttatatatattatatatataaatatatataatgattatatattttaaacaagtgTGTAAAATAAATGCTGAGCAAGCCCCAACCCGCCCCCAAATCTATGCCCTCCTCAAGTGACCCCAGCAGATCCTGGGCTGGCAGGAGAACTCTCCAGTTTCCAGGCAAGGCggcctcccattgatgtcccagcCCCACCCGGTCCTCCGACCTGGTCCTGGCCTGTTTCCCTGTATGTGATCTGTTGGTCAAGGGTGAGGACAGACGTCTTGAAACATAACCCTAGTTGGCAGTATCTTTATTCCTCAGGGACATTCTTACAGCACAGCCACTGGCCACGGTTTCAGGCCCATTAAGCTTGCTGCAAGAAAACTGAGACCTTAGGGTGGCCGCCCTGGTAGGTTTTGGGTGGGACCCTGGATGGTGGGCCTGGCCCATACTATTGCCCTGTCTGTGAGGCTGGGCTTGTGCTGTCTAAGCCTGGACGTTGGGAAAGGCCCAGGCTCACAGCTCATGCCTGACAGGGCTTGTGGCTACTGATGTGCTAAGACACAGGGACCAACAGGACCGGTTCCCTTTTTCAGGTGTGGAACCAGGTGGGCCAGGAAGAACTGTTTGGGTTTGGAGGGgttgggagaggaggggagatggtGGGGATCTGATTTAGACAGGGGTGTAGACTGAGGTGCAGGGTGGACTCCCATATGGGAAGGAGCAGAACCTAGGGTTCTGAAGTAAGCCAGGCTGCAGCGTCACCTTTGTCAAGCCAGGAGGACCTGGCCTGTCTGTGATGTCTGCCTATAGGCTAGAGGTCGCAAGTAAAGGGggtaaaggagggagggacagccCGGAAGGAGGCAAGAGCTGGGGGACATGGCCATCCCTCTCTGGCTTtatctttcattcttttaaaaaaatttttagcaatggaaacagaaatatACCTAAAACTGAAACTTCTCAACGAACCACTTGTTCTTCTGTGTCTTAGGTGGATTGTCAGTTCAACTTAACCTTGGCCTCCAGCCTGGCCTTGCAGTTTCAGAGCTGGGCCTCTAAAGACATCCTCATTGACAACAGTTTTGTCCAAGGGGATATCTACAGGGCACCTCATGGGCATGAGGTGATTGTAATTATAAACTCTCACAAAGGACTTGACCTTTGACCTCTTGACAATTTTCTTCTTGTTCGTGGCAGTTTTGTCCTCTCGGGGATAGTGGTCAATTCCAGCCACCTGAGCAGAGTCGTCAGGATTGTCTGAGGGGCGCCGTCGTCAATGTTCTTCATGACAACAGCCTTGCGTCCAGAGTAGCGGTCAGCCAGCAAAGCTTCCCTGGGTTTCCTGAACTTGCCCAACCCAGCAGCATCCAGCAGGCACATGGCAGGAAAATAAGGTTAACTCTTGAAAATGGTTGACACAAAGAACGGGCCTGGCCCATGcaagtccctcccccaccccaagtcaGAAAAATTGCTAAGAACCTGTGTTTTGTGCGGCTGGTGTGTGATGGGAGACCACCCAAAACAAGGACGCAAAAAGAATGTCCCAAACCGTTTCTGTGTGTGGCTTCCACACTTCAAAGCTAAGGGAAAGGCTCCCTCAGAGGCAGCTAGAAAGGGAGACCTGTCCCAGCGAAGCCCTGCTGAGCAAGGACCCAGAGCCTGGGCAGGGTTTCATGGAGAGGAACAGGGGTCGGCTGGTGGGCCAGGGAGGATGGAACAGAGGATTTGTCCGAGACCAGGCAGGCCGTAGGCTGGGAGATAGCTGGATTTTGTGGCTCTCCTCCAAGCTCTGCCTGCAGGCTTGTGATGTGGGGGTGGCAGAGTCTCAGAACCACCGGCTGGAAAGAACCCCAAGATAAGTCTTCGGGTCTCCTTTGAGTCTGTTTTCCAGATCAGGAAGTCCCTGATGGGAGGAGCCATCCGATGGCCACTGCTGAGAGAGGCTGGGGGTAGAGAGGGACCCTGCCAGGGTGACCAGTATCTTTATTAGTCTGCCCTGGTGTGTCTTCTCCTTGGCCCCGGTCCCCTCAGCACTAGAGTCCACCTCTCGCCATAGACTACCTTTCTGCTGCAGTTCCTGTAGCTCAGCATCCCTCAGCTATGATGCCTACTGTTTACATGCCTACTGTGGGCATCTGCTGATTCTTTCAGAGGCCCAGAATTATcactctttttctcccctttttgtttttcgagacagggttttcctgtgtagtcctatctgtcctggaactcactctgtagaccaggctggagtcATCACTCTTAGAATGCCCCtttgcctgcccccccccccccactggctCCTCACAGCCCTTGAACCTTTCAAGCAACCATaggaagcccccccccctcaGTCAGTCAAAGCTCTCCTCCAAGGCCCAGCTAGACAGCTCCCTTTTCCAGTCTGCCTTTTGTGACCACCTCTAGCCTGGACGGGCCTCTCCAGGGTTCCCGCAGTCTCTGGTAACTCCCTCTCATGCCCTGCTGGGCCAGAGCGTTTCTGAGCCTGTGTTGTATCCCGACCTGCCCCCAGCTGAAGCTCTCTGAGTCACCCTGAACTGAGACTAGCCTGTGAACCCAATGGGGCTCTGGAGCTGAGCACAGGGCCCTGCTCAGGATTGTTGCAGGCACACCACAATGGTACAGAGTAGCTATGTTATTATAAAGGAACTGTTCACATGTCCCTGCTGTGTTCCAGTCCCCCTCATCCTCACACACAGCAGCGTCTCTGTATATGAGCAGTCACTCTCTGACAGGTGAAAACTTGGGTTCCCAAAGGACACCTGACTTGCCCCCAAATCATAGCCGGCTCTCAACAGAGTGGGGCTCAGAGCTCAGGCATGCCCTATTGCTGTGTTTCCTAGATGGGAGGGAGACTTGGTTCAGGGCAGAAGAGGCTCGTGACTCAGGGGGCCTGTGTCCCTGCCACTGACTAGTCCCTAGACCTGTGAAGAAGCCCTGAACCTCCTGGCCAACTAGGTGCTAGGCAACCAAGAGGGAAGGGGTCACTAGACCCTGGACAGCACCTTACCCTAAGACTCATCAGGGGACAAGGCTTCATTGTGAGTCCCAGGCTCCTAGGAGCTCTGGCAGCCCAGGAATTTACTGTGTTCAGAGATTTAGAGTCAGAATCTCTGCACCTGGGAGTTTCGTTTCGACATAAAATGTTCCATCGCATGCTGGACagtccagaggacttgagttcagagcGTCTGCCACCGCAGGTTTCCCATCTGTACCATCCTGAGCCAGGGGTGGCGATCCTAGACTCTGAGCCCCCTGTGCTGAACAGCTTAGACCTGTGTGGGAGGCTGGCTGGAGTCTCCGGAGACAGACAAGACGGCGGGGAGGAAACAGGAACtttccaagagaaagaaagattagtttgtgggaaaggagagaatggACAGATAAGGCCCTGTGGAGGGGTGGCTCAAGCCaaaggagccaccatgtggggcccAGCCCAGCCTCAAACATCTCTGCTGTGTTCTGCCACATCCCAGGGAACATAGACCAGGCCCCAGACAGAAGTCCAGACCCAAGAGAGGCCAGATGGTGTTCAAAGAGGTCTGGCATCACCCAgcatcttgctttctctcttgtaAGCTCGCTCTCCAGGCAACCTCTGGCCCTCTCTGGGTTTCTGCAGCCCTTGTCTTCCATAATTATCCCATGGCATAAGGCCCACCACCCCTGTTAATGAGGAAGCAggctcataaaaggaaaaaaaaaatgtggcttaaGGTCACGGTCTATCAGTGGCAAAGTCAAGATTCAAACACCAGGCTGTCTGGCTCTGACTTCTAAGCCATATGGGTTTCCCAGAGCAAGAGTAACCTCTGCTGAGCTGGGACTGGTGTCACACAGGAGGGAAAGAACAATCCAGGGCTGAGAAGTCTGGGATGTCTGTGGCTTTACTTCTTCTCCAGGTGAGCTATTACTGGGGTGTATTACTGGGGTGTCTCCTTCCTGTCCACCTGGTCTCCACCCACCTCCAGAGACAGCTGTGACAGCACACAGAGCAATTTGGTCATCATACTTTTAGCAGGTCCCCTTGCTTACATGACCAAATCAATACCAGCTTCCCAGGCTGGTGGCGGCTGAGGACAGTCTCCATCTCGGTGGCTGGGTCTCCATTGCCTCGCCTGCACAGGCCTCAGGGCCAAGGCTGGGGGTGactgagggaagaggagggggagagaggctCACCCATAGCCACTTAAGAGGTTGTGTGATGAGGGCAGGGCGCTGATGAAGTTAAAACccaagtgtttattttatgttcacattgcctctgcctccataggGGCTGAAGCTACTTGAAGGTTCCTTCCAGCTCTAGATCGGGGTCTGGGCCTCTCCTGGACATACCCGGAGTGTAAGGATGTGGATCCTAGCTTGCCCATGGTTTGGAAGAccctttgcctttctccatcaGGAGCGTGGTTTGTCTCAGCTTGTACTAGCCTCGCTCCCTCCTCTCAAGACTCCCGTCCCAAGCGCTCTCTCTCCAACTCCAGCCAAACCATCAGGCCCAGATCAGGCAGCCACCTCATGCAGACCCCAATTCCGTTAACCCTAGAACTTTCTTAGAAGAATATCTGCATGGCTGCCCCCAACAAGGCCCATATCGCTGCAGTCAGAAGGATAAGGAACAGGTAGGGTGTCCAAGGATACCCAGATGATACGTGAAAGAGCTAGGAGACAAGGTCCCTTCAGGACACAGGCTCAGGGGCGTCAGGTTTACAGAGGCTCCGGTTCCGTGGGATACCATGGAGGTCCTGCTCTGTGTGATAGCTGGCATTCACTGACTGGGCTGAGATTGAGTCTCTGTCCTACCTGTGACGGGCCAGACTCTACTCCTAGGATACCTCAAGTTTCTGAGAGGGTCTCCTCTAAAACACACCTCAGGGCCCCTGTGCCCCTTGGGCTATGAGGCACTGACAAATTGAACTTCAGGGATGCCATCTTGCTAGCTGTGGTCTCCCAGACCCACTCCGGACtggagaacagaagcaacagtgCTGAGCCCGTATCAGGGCAGACTGTGGGTGAGCGTCAACTCCCCGATGCAGCTCACCTGGTGTTTGGAGAGCCTGGACCCCATCCACCCGTGGAGGGCAGTTTAACCCTAGCCGACTTCTCCACTAGACGCCCTCTGGTCGTGGCCTCAACCACGGGAGGTTCAACCTGGTCAACCTTTGCCACCTTGTGGAAGGTTCAACCATGGCGGGattgaagaagaagcagaaactggGGTCTAACCTCCTCTTCCCTGTGACTCAGTATCGGGGGCCTGGCCCCTTGAGGCAGGACATGTGTTCCTAGGAGAAGCTCCCAATGGAAACATAACTGAAAGAAGGTTCTATAAGAATTTAatcacagccaggcatggtggtgacacaggcctgtaatctcgCAAGTTGGGAGTTGGGATGGCCTAGCATAGCCTGGGATGTGTAGGAAGACCCTATCTTAGAAAGCCAAAATCAAGGACACTGGGATGCTCCGGCAGGAGCCAGGGGACATCTTGGGGGGTCTGCCCAGCCCTTCCAAGTCCAGTCTAGAGATCAGGAATTGGGACGAGAGGATAACGGCTGTCTCCAGACCTGCTGTGAGTTGGAGGCAGCGGCTTCTGTGGGGCTGGTGACAGAGCAGGGTCAGATGCCATCGATCCCATCAACCTCCAGAGAGGACTTCCTCTCTCCTGTTCAGTGATGGGTCTGGGTGTGGGTAGACTTGGGGATGAGCAGTTCAAATATGTAGCCAATGCAGAAAGGAGCAGGGCTCAGATCCTGGTCCAGTGGCCCTGACCAGATCCTGTGCCAAAAGTCACAGCACAGAGATCCAGATCCAGTTCAAGGGCCCAGTCACACACTGTTAGGGTGCCCAAATGCCACCCCTGTAATTCCTCTG
Proteins encoded in this region:
- the Wnt11 gene encoding protein Wnt-11 isoform X2, which codes for MPCRPPPSVTPSPGPAPLATCPAAPAAPSQALRASLETKCKCHGVSGSCSIRTCWKGLQELRDVAADLKTRYLSATKVVHRPMGTRKHLVPKDLDIRPVKDSELVYLQSSPDFCMKNEKVGSHGTQDRQCNKTSNGSDSCDLMCCGRGYNPYTDRVVERCHCKYHWCCYVTCRRCERTVERYVCK